The genomic region CCGGAGACATTTCTTGGGGTTACAACCCGGCCCATCCTTTTGCTGTGGAAGGGGCTTACGGCGGTCCCCATGCCCTGAAGCGCTTTGTGAAAGCCGCCCACGAAAAAGGCATTGCTGTGCTGATCGATGTGGTGTACAACCACTTCGGCCCCTCGGATCTGGACCTCTGGCAGTTTGATGGCTGGAGCGAAAACGACAAAGGGGGCATTTACTTCTACAACGACTGGCGCTCAGCCACCCCTTGGGGAGACACCCGCCCAGATTATGGCCGCGAAGAAGTCCGCCAGTACCTGCGCGACAACGCCCTGATGTGGCTGGAAGAGTTCCAGATGGACGGTCTGCGTTTTGACGCCACCGCCTACATTCGCAACGTGCAAGCCAATGAAAACCCCGGCGATGACCTCGAAGAAGGCTGGGGCATCCTGCGCTGGATCAACGATGAAATCGAAGCCCGCCAACCTTGGAAAATCACCATCGCGGAAGACCTGAGGGGCAACGCTTTGGTGACCGCCCCCACCTCTGAAGGAGGCTTGGGTTTCGATGCCCAGTGGGATGCTGGCTTCGTGCACCCTGTTCGTGAAGCCCTGATTGTGCAGGAAGACGTGCACCGCAACACGCAAGCGGTGGCCAACGCCGTCACCAACTGCTACAACGGCGAAGCCTTCAGTCGGGTGATCTACACCGAATCCCACGACGAAGTGGCCAACGGTCACGCCCGCGTCCCAGAGGAAATCTGGCCCAACAACGCCGGCAACCTGTACGCCAAGAAACGCTCCACCCTCGGGGCCTGCATCACCTTCACCTCTCCGGGCATTCCGATGGTGTTTCAGGGTCAGGAGATGCTCACGGCAGGCTGGTTTGACGACAACAACATGCTGGACTGGGCTGCTGCCGAAGAATTCAAAGGCATCACCCAGCTTTACCGCGACCTGAAGCAACTGAGGCAAAACGCTTATGGGCACACTGCTGGCCTCAAAGGTCCCCATGTGGTGGTGCACCGTGTGGACATCGACAAAAAGATGCTGGCCTACCACCGCTTCGATCAGGGAGGCCCCAAAGACGATGTGATTGTGGTGGTGAACCTCTCGGGCGAAACTTTAGAGAACTTCGGGATTGGCTTCCCCAGAGGGGGCCTGTGGCGCACCCGTTTCCACTCCGACTGGAACGGTTACGATCCAGAGTTTGCCAACGTTTTTAGCCATGATGTGGAAACCGCAGAAAGTGAAATGGACGGGATGCCCTTTTGTGGACACGTGACGGTGGGTCCATACAGCGCGATCATCCTGTCTCAGGATGAGTAAAGGAAGGCCCGAGGACCGGGCCTTTCTGGAACGCACCCTTGAGTTGGCACGTGAGAGCATCGAAATGGGGTCTTCCCCCATTGGTTGCGTGATCGTGGACAAAAACGGCCAGATCATCGCTGAAGGTCGCAACCGTGCCCACGAGCCGTGGCCGGACCATCCCCACGAAATCGCAGATTCCAGTTTCGCCCATGCAGAGATGGTGGCTTTTTACCGCCTTGGACGCATTGAGCATCCAGAGGAGTGCACCCTGTACTCCTCTCTGGAACCCTGCCTGATGTGCGGAGGGGCCATCGGCATGGTGCAACTGGCCCGCGTGGTCTGGGCCTGCGATGACCCATGGGGTGGCTCTGGTCGCCTGATCAAATGGGACGCGCACCCGGCCTATGAACAGACCAAAGTCTCCAGTTCACCGTTTGAAGATCTGGAACAGGAAGCCGCAAAACTGTTTGCCCCAGAGGCCAAAAAAGCCTACCCCGATGAAGGCTGGGAGGCATGGCAGAAACGTTATCCAGAGGCCACCAGAGGGCTTTGATTCCAAGAAAAAGACAGGGAAATCCCTGTCCTTTTCTTTGTTGCATTGATCAGATATGGCTTGTGGGGGTTTACTGGCCCAGAAACTCCAGCATCCGCTGGTTCAAGGCCTCATCCTCAATCAGGAAAGCGTCGTGTCCGTGAGGGCTTTCCAGTTGCCAGTATTCACTGTTGGACAGGTGGGCTGCCATTTCGCGCACTTCACTGGCGGGGTACAGGATGTCTGTCGAGATGCCGACCACCAGAGTCGGGACGGTGTTTCTGCGCAACTCGTCTTCGGTGACTTCAAACAGGTCCATGGCTTGCGTGATGAGCAGGTAGGTGTTGGCATCAAAGCGCTTGAGAAGCTTCTCGCCGTGGTATTCCAGATACGTCTGGATGGCGCTCTGGCCGGGCTTGAATTTGGATTGCCCTCCCTGCGTCATCTGGTAAGACTCTGGACTGCGGTAACTGATCATGGCGATCTGGCGGGCAATGGCCAGACCGTGGGGTTGCTCGGAATACCGCCCGCCCTTCCATTCCGGGTCAGAGGTGATGGCGTTTCTCTGGGACACATTGAAACTCTTGGCCCACGCGCTGTGTCTGGGTGGAGCCCCAACGATGATGGCTTTTTTCAGGCACTCGGGGTAACTTCTGACCCACTCCAAAGCCTGCATGCCGCCCATGCTGCCCCCAATCACGGTCAGCTTTTTGATGCCGAGGTCCTTGATCAGCTCTTTCTGAACACGCACCATGTCGTGAATGGTGATGGGGTCCAGTCCAATTTCTTTGGGTCCAGAGGTCCCTGAACACCCGCCCAGCACATTGGAACACACAATGAAATGCTTGGTGGGGTCCAGCGTCTTGCCCTCTCCAAACATGTCGGCCCACCATCGGTGCACTGCACTGGTGCCTGTGAGGGCATGGCACACCAGAATGGCGTTGTCTTTTTCAGCATTCAGGGTGCCGTAGGTGTGGTACCCGACCCGGATGTTGCTGAGGATCCGTCCAGAGTCCAGAATCAGGGGCTCTTTCTCAAAGAACCATTTGTAACTCGGGGTGATGGTGTAATCGTGCTGGCTTTTGGCCACAAAGGTGAATGGGATGGCTCCCTCATCGGTTTCGAACGCAAACTCAAAGCGCATGTGCTCCCCTCCAAAAGTGAAGACTCGGGTGGTGGGGGACAAAAAGATTCCCCCTCTCGTGGTGTTGAGAAGGGGAAATGGTGGTTTACGCCCTTCTCTTATCGTTCCCGAATGTCACCATCGTGGTTCTTCGGGCTGGTGAGCACCGTACCGTGATGAGGGCCGGTTGCTGCGGCGGTGCGGGCCAGATCCCTGCGCCGACTCTGGATAAGAGTTGCCTGTGTCTCAAGGCTAAATGTCAGTGTAAAGGGTAAGGATTTGAGGTGTCAACCATCCGGGCCAGATTCCCAGGGGTGACGCACGTCGCGAAGGGGTTAAGGTAAGA from Deinococcus misasensis DSM 22328 harbors:
- a CDS encoding nucleoside deaminase, whose protein sequence is MSKGRPEDRAFLERTLELARESIEMGSSPIGCVIVDKNGQIIAEGRNRAHEPWPDHPHEIADSSFAHAEMVAFYRLGRIEHPEECTLYSSLEPCLMCGGAIGMVQLARVVWACDDPWGGSGRLIKWDAHPAYEQTKVSSSPFEDLEQEAAKLFAPEAKKAYPDEGWEAWQKRYPEATRGL
- the metX gene encoding homoserine O-acetyltransferase MetX, with product MRFEFAFETDEGAIPFTFVAKSQHDYTITPSYKWFFEKEPLILDSGRILSNIRVGYHTYGTLNAEKDNAILVCHALTGTSAVHRWWADMFGEGKTLDPTKHFIVCSNVLGGCSGTSGPKEIGLDPITIHDMVRVQKELIKDLGIKKLTVIGGSMGGMQALEWVRSYPECLKKAIIVGAPPRHSAWAKSFNVSQRNAITSDPEWKGGRYSEQPHGLAIARQIAMISYRSPESYQMTQGGQSKFKPGQSAIQTYLEYHGEKLLKRFDANTYLLITQAMDLFEVTEDELRRNTVPTLVVGISTDILYPASEVREMAAHLSNSEYWQLESPHGHDAFLIEDEALNQRMLEFLGQ
- a CDS encoding alpha-amylase family glycosyl hydrolase — encoded protein: MTLAEDQAIKTTRKKVEPSHVPGMGAIPTPEGVSFRVWAPHATAVCVGGEFNKWSKTEHKLAKEKNGYWSVFVPGLKPGATYKFRIKNKSFDEWKMDPYAREVTNSTGECVVYDPTFDWGDLKEYRVPPWNEMVIYEMHVGTFNPAGEGERGTFDSAAEKLDYLSDLGVNTLLIMPPMEFAGDISWGYNPAHPFAVEGAYGGPHALKRFVKAAHEKGIAVLIDVVYNHFGPSDLDLWQFDGWSENDKGGIYFYNDWRSATPWGDTRPDYGREEVRQYLRDNALMWLEEFQMDGLRFDATAYIRNVQANENPGDDLEEGWGILRWINDEIEARQPWKITIAEDLRGNALVTAPTSEGGLGFDAQWDAGFVHPVREALIVQEDVHRNTQAVANAVTNCYNGEAFSRVIYTESHDEVANGHARVPEEIWPNNAGNLYAKKRSTLGACITFTSPGIPMVFQGQEMLTAGWFDDNNMLDWAAAEEFKGITQLYRDLKQLRQNAYGHTAGLKGPHVVVHRVDIDKKMLAYHRFDQGGPKDDVIVVVNLSGETLENFGIGFPRGGLWRTRFHSDWNGYDPEFANVFSHDVETAESEMDGMPFCGHVTVGPYSAIILSQDE